From the genome of Arthrobacter russicus:
CCGCTCCTCCGCCTTGAGCCGGCGCTTCTCTTCCAGCTCCTGGCGCCGGGCCTGGCGCGCCCGCTCCCGTTGCAGTTCCCGGGGCGGCAACGGCGGCTTTGGCGGTATCCGCGGCCCCTCCGGCTCAGTCATCCAAGACCAACACGCGGGCATGCAGGACGGTGCGCTGGTGCAACGCGGTGCGCACCGCACGGTGCAATCCGTCTTCCAGGTAAAGCGTCCCCTCGAACTGCACCACATGCGGAAACAGGTCGCCGAAAAAGGTCGAGTCCTCGGCGAGCAACGCCTCCAAGTCCAGCGTCCCTTTGGTCGTCACCAACTCGTCGAGCCGGACCTGCCGCGGGGCCACCGCCGCCCAGTCTTTGGGCGAGTGGTATCCGTGGTCGGGGTAGGGCTTGGAATCGCCCACTGCTTTGAAGATCACGTGACCAGCCTAAAGAAGTTATTCCAGTGTTCGACCTTATTCTTCCGAGATACCCCGGTTGTGGCCAAATGGTTACGTACCGGATTCCCCGCTCTAGGCCAGCGCCTCTTCCACCGCCGCGACGACTTCGGCGGACTCGGGCTCCACGGTTGGCGCAAACCGCGCCACGATCTCGCCGTTCCGATTGATCAGGAACTTTTCGAAGTTCCATTTGATCAGCCCGGGCAAGATCCCGTTCTTGAACTTGGTCAGTTCCGCGTACAGCGGGTGTTGGTGCTTGCCCCTGACGTCCGCTTTTTTGGTCAGCGGGAAGGTGACGCCGAAGTTCTTGTCGCAGAACTCGGCGATGTCTTCATCGGTACCGGGCTCCTGCCCCGCGAATTGGTTGCACGGCACGCCCAGGATCTCGAAACCTTGCGCCTGGTACTTTTCGTACAGCGCTTCTAAGCCGCCGTACTGCGGCGTGAACCCGCATTGCGAAGCCACATTGACCACCAGCACCGCCTTGCCCCGGAACCGGCCGAAATCGCCGACCGTCCCGTCGTTGAAGGTCAGAGGAATGTCGTAAAGCTTGCTCATGCTGGCACCTTTGCTCGCCGAAGTCGGGTGCTATTGGGAACGCATCCGTTGCCGGGCGGTATTCCGGCCTGGACCAATCTTGGCATGGCAGTCAACCATGGACAGCACACATCACACAACAACGCCGCCAATTTTGGGTGACGCCGGGAAAATTTCTGCGGCGTCACCCAAAATTGGCGGCGTGAAGTTGGTCCAGCCGAGCAATAACCGACGATCTGCGAGGTTCTTGCGGTAAAACTTGCGGTAGAACTAGTCCATGAACCAACTCCATCCGACCACGGCGGCAGCCGATTCACCGGCCCGGTTCGTCCAACTCCACCGCGGCGGCACCAGCGTGGTCGTCGAGTGCTCCGGCCAGACGATGCCGCGGATCCTGCACTGGGGGGCGCCGCTGGACCAGCAGGGGCCGTTGTCCGGGCACCAGTTGGCCGCCTTGTCCTTGGCGATCGCGCCGCAGCCGGGTCTGGCGGGCCTCGAAGTCCCCGCCCGGATGAGCTTGCTGCCCCAGGAATCCGAAGGCTGGCAGCACCTGCCCGGGCTGCAAGGGCACCGCGCCGGCCGGGCCGGCTTCCCGAGGTTCGTCGTCGAAGAGTTCGAGGCCGTCCCGGACGGTTTGTCGGTACGAGCCGCCGATCCCGATGCCGGGCTGGAGATCGGCGTCGAACTCCAACTCGGCGAATCCGGCTTGCTGCGCCAGCGGCTCTCTGTCCGGAACACCGGGGAAACGGCCTACGAAGTCCTGGCGCTCGGCGCGACGTTCCCGTTCTCCGCCAACGCGGCCGAGATCCTGGACAGCGCCGGACGGCACCTGAAAGAGCGCAGCCCGCAACGCCGCCCGCTCACCGTGGGCACGCACCTGCGTGAGGGCCGGCGGGGCCGCACCGGTGCCGATGCCCCGTTGCTGCTCGCCGCGGGGACCGCCGGGTTCGGCTTCCAACACGGCACCGTGCACGCAGTCCACCTTGCCTGGAGCGGGAACTACCGGCTCAGCGCGGAACGCACCGTCGAGGCGCAGAACTTCTTCAGCGCTGCCGAATTGCTGCTCCCGGGCGAAATCATCCTGGCCCCGGGCGAAAGCTACCGGACCCCCTGGTCCGTCGGTTCCTGGGGCGAAGGGCTCGACGAGCTGGCGGCGCGTTTCCACCAAGACCTCCGGTCCCGCCCGGAACACCCGAAACCTCCGCGGCCGGTGACGCTCAACAGTTGGGAGGCGGTCTACTTCGACCACGATCTGGGCAGATTGACCGAGATCGCCCAGGCCGCCGCCGCAGCCGGCGTCGAACGCTTCGTGCTCGACGACGGCTGGTTCGGCTCGCGCCGGAACGACTCCTCCGGCTTGGGCGACTGGCAGGTCTCGACCGCCGCCTGGCCGGCCGGCCTGAAGCCGCTCGTGGACACCGTGCGCGGGCTGGGCATGCAGTTCGGCTTGTGGTTCGAACCGGAGATGGCCAACCTGGACAGCGATCTGGCACGTAGTCACCCGGAATGGATCCTGCACCCCGGCGCCACCGGATCCGGGCGCTGGCCGGCCTCCGCCCGGCAGCAACAAGTACTCAACCTGGCGAATCCGGATGCCTGGCGCTATCTGTTCGACGCGATCAGCGGCTTGGTCGCCGAGCATTCGATCGACTACCTGAAGTGGGACCACAACCGCGACCTGCTGGAACCGGTTGACCCGCGCAGCGGTGTCGCCGCCGTGCACGAAAGCACGCTGGCCGCATACCGGCTGATGGCTGAGCTCAAAGCCACGCACCCAGGTCTGGAAATCGAGTCCTGCGCCTCCGGCGGAGCCCGGGTAGACCTGGGCGTCCTGGCGCATACCGACCGGATCTGGGTCAGCGACTGCATCGAACCGATCGAGCGTTTGGACAACCAGGCGTACACCGGCTTGCTGGTGCCCTACGAGATGATGGGCGCGCATATCGGCGGCCCGCAATCGCACACCACCCACCGGACCCACACGATGGATTTCCGCGCCAGTTCAGCACTGTTCGGCCACCTGGGCGTGGAATGGGACATCTCGCAGGCCAGCGAAGCCGAGCGGGCGGAGCTCGCCCGGTGGATCAGCATCCACAAAACGCATCGTGGGCTGTTCCACTCCGGCCGCAGCGTGCACGCCGACCTGACCGACCCGTCACTCGATCTGCGCGGTGTGGTGGCCCAGGACCGCTCGGAAGCGGTCTTCGCACTCACCCAGCGCAGCGCCCCGATCAGCAACCCGGCCGGGCCGGTGGCCTTCCCAGGATTGGACCCGGCGAAGAACTACCTGGCGGAGCTGTTGACCCCGGTTGATTCGGTGGGCCGGCAAAGCCGCGCCCCGCTGCCGTGGAACTCCGGAGCGGAACCGCTGCAGCTCAGCGGTGCCGCCTTGGCGAGCGTGGGTCTGCAGATGCCGATCCTCTACCCGGAAAACGCCGTAGTCATCCGGTTCACCCAAAGCGGGGCCTGACTCCGGACTCCGAACCACACGATTCGCGTACTGAAATCCCGTTCGCGGAGGTAACTCCATACGCGGACGGGATTTCGATGCGAGGAAAGCCCCGGGAACCGATGCATCCGGTTGGGAAGACAGCACCTGGATCCTGAACCCGATCTACGAACTTCAGCATGTTTGAAGCTCGCGGTGGCGGCATCAACTACAGACCCGGTCCGTCACCCCCGTTGGATTCGCCGCAACTGGGCCGAAATGCTCCAGCGGATAGGCGGTCCCGGCGAAGCCAGCGGGGTTCCTCCGTGTTTCCGGTGGTTTTCCGAACCCTGGTCGATGAACATCTCGGTTCCGCCCGAGGGCGTTGATCGATGCACTGCGTGCCGATCCGAACCTGGACACCCTGGGCTGGAAGCCGCAGTAGCCGCGGATATTGGCCGACGCCGGGGAAATTCCTGCGGCGTCGGCCAAAATCGACGGCGTGAAACTGGCCGAGCCGGGCATCGATGCCACCCCGGCTGCGACATGTGATTGCATGGGGTAATGAAGTTCACCCGCGGCGTCCTGCCGCTAGCCGTCCTGCTCGTGCTGCTCAGTGCGTGCAGCGTGCAGAACGCCGACCCGAAGCCGACGGACCCGAACAGCGAAGCGGCCGCCGTCGTCCGGCAGTATTACGAAGCCGTGCTCGCCGGCAATTGGAACGGGGTCTGCGCCCTGGCCCTGCCCGCGGCGCGCAATGCCCTGGGCGGCTATTGCGAAAAGTTCATCGCCGACCTCTACCAGGACAAGACGAGCTTCTTCCGCGACCCGGCCATCGACGCCGGCAAAGCCACCCCGGTCGACCAGCCGACCCGGAGCTTCGAGATGCCCAATGACGCGAGGGTCACCGTCCAGGTGGAGCAGGGCTTCATCTTCGGTCCGGACGCGCTCAGTTTCCCCGGCGGGGTCGATCCGGTCCGGGTGGGCCTGGAAGTGGTCAAAGTCGATGGCCGCTGGTTCTGGGTCTCCGGGAACTCCGTGGGCTGAGCATGGCGAACCCGTTCCGCCGTTGGAGCGCCGAGTTGAAGCAGACTTTCACCGGCGATCCGGAATCCCGCCCGGAATGGGTCGGGCGGCTCGCCGACGGCGACGACGCCGGCTACTTCCCGCCGTCGTCAGCGGTATGGGCGGTGCACGGTTCGACGACCACGATCGTCGCCGGCGTCCGAGCGCTGCTCATGCAAGCACTCCACCCGGGCGCCCTAGCCGGGGTCTGGGACCATTCCCGTTTCCGCGAAGACCCCTTGGGCCGGCTCGCCGGCACCATCCGCTGGATCTTCACAGTGACCTACGGGTCCACCGGAGCCGCCCGTGCGGCCTCTGCCTGGGTGAGCCGGATGCACGAATCGGTATCCGGCGAGTTCACCGACGGCCACGGCGTGGCCCGGAGCTACTCGGCCGCTGATCCGGAGTTGTTGCGCTGGGTGCACATCGCCTTCATGGACGCGTTCCTCAGCGCCAACCAGCGCTATGGCCGCCAGGTCGACGGGGACGCCTACGTCCGCGAATGGGCGCAGGCCGGGCGGTTGATGGGCGTCGCGGCACCACCGGAATCCGAGGCCGCCATGCGGACCGAATTGCGGGAATGGCACCGCCGCGGCGAACTGCGGGCCGACGCGCGGGTGCGCGAAGTGCTGGCATTCATCCGGAATCCGCCATTGCCCGGCTCGCAGCTGAAGGGATACCGGGTGATTTTCAGCGCTGCGGTGGACTCTCTCGAACCCGAGTTCCGCGAGCTGCTGGGCTTGCGCCGCTCACGGTTCCCCCGGTTGACCCGGGCCGGGGTCCGGGTGGTTTTGGGCATTGTGCGAATCGGCTTGGGCAGGGTTCGGCCCAGCGAACAGGCCGCGCTGCGCCGGATCGAACGGCTGCGCACCGCCTCGCGGTGAGCCGGTGCGCAACCGATCGGCGCGGTTCTCGCCTAAGGCCCTCCCGCCCGCACCGGTCATTCCGGGCGCGGACGGGAGAACTGGGCGCAGGGTTCAGCGCAGCGACGCTACTGCGGCACGGCCGTCTAGCGGGATCCTTCGGCCCGGGTCAGGCCCTGGGTCCGGGAGACCAGATCGGACAACGACCCCGAGACGTCTTTCACATTCGACGAAGCGAGTGCGGACACCGAGTTGCCGGCCGTGATCTCGAACCGGCCGTCCGCACCGCCGATGATGAAGAATTTGCCCGGCGCGTACTGGCGAAGGAAATAGATTCCGGTCTGGCCCTCCTGGAGCAGCGGATCCCGATCGTCTTGCATCAGCGCACCGTCGACCGGGCCACCGGTCTGGTGGACCGTCGCGGAACCGGTGCTGCTGCCGCCTTTGAGCCAAGCCCGGACCTTGAGGTTGTGGTCGGTGAACGGAATCCCGTCCTTGACCGTGGAGCTCTGGCCGCCCACGCTGGCGACGACCACGGCGTCAGCGCTCCGGTGCAGGCTCTTGAGGTCTTTGAAGCTTTCCGCCTGGGACAGGTGCATCACGGTGCCCGGTTGCGCAGCAGCGCGACTGCTGGCGCCGTAAATCGCCCGGACCCCGTTGATGTCGTCTTGCTGCGGCCTGTACACCCCGCAATTGGTGCGGTCCGGGGTGGTCGGGTTCATCAAAACGCAGCTATTGCTGTGCGCCAGGCCCAGCGTGTGCCCGACCTCGTGCGCCGCGACGCCTTCGCGCTTCGATGCACTGTAGCCTGCGGTGTAGGCCGCATTGAGCTGCGCGCTGACATTGGTCATCACGCCGTTGGCCCCGTTGTTCCAATACGTGATGCCGTCCCAGCTGACGCTGGAATCATTGGCTTCGCTCAATGCGACGGTGGCGGAACCGGAGGTCGTGCTGGGGCTGACCCCGGCGCCGGCGTTGTTCCAATCGGACACCCCGGCTGACCAAGCAGTCCTCGACGCTGAGGAGCCTCCGTTGATCTTGTAGCTGGGGCTGGTGGTCGGCAGATGTCCGCCGGAGAGGTTGTACGCCTGGGCGGTTGCGGTGCCGCCGGCGAGTAGGGCGAAGGCGACCGCAGCGGCGCCGAGTGGACGAATCAGAGTCTTCACGAATATCTCCTGATTTTCATCGAAGTAGGCACGCCGGTCAGGGCGCGCCGGCCACCGGATCCCGAGTCTTCGGATGACCAGGGGGCAACCACCTAGAGGTCATCACCACACACTGGAACCTTCCGATGAATACCCTGATTTTCCGCGCAAAACCATCGGAGCCGGCGCGGACCGGCTCAACCGTGCAGGCTCAAGCGCCCAGGCACTCCTTGAGCACCGCACGTTGGGTGACCGCCGCTTCGGCGTGCACGCTGCGGCCCAGCGGAGTGAGCGCGACCAGCATCGCGCGGCGGTCGTCGGCGCACGCGGCCCGCTCCACCATTCCGGCTTTCTCCAACCGGTCCACGATCCTGGACAAGGCACTCTGGGTCAACGGAGAGGTGAGCGCCAAATCCTTCATCCGGCAGTTCTCCGGCGAATACTCGGCCAGAAGATCCAAAATCTCGAACTCGCTGAAGCCGATGTCGAACTTGCTTTCCAATTCCCGTTCGATCGCGTTCGAAGTACGCAAGTAGGCATCCTGCACCGAGCGCCATTGCTCAACCAGCCCAGAATCCGCGGCCTCAGCCGCACTCCTGGAGGACACTCCAAGTTTCGTCATGCCGGCCAGTTTACCATGACGAAGAATTAAATTCCATGTCATCTTTTTCCTTGTCATTCAATGATGCGTCATATAGTTTGATGCCATGACCACGACACCACCTCTCGTCGCCACGCCTGCGACGAAGCCACACTCCGCGCCCACCGGCAAATGGTCCGGTCGGCAGATCATGCTCCTGCTCGTCCTGTGCACGGTCCTGGCCCTGGACGCCCTGGACGTTTCCATGGTCGGCGTCGCCCTTCCCTCGATGGGCCGCGAACTGGGCCTGGGCACCGAATCCCTGCAATGGATCGTCTCCGCCTACGTGCTCGGTTACGGCAGCCTGTTGCTGCTCGGCGGCCGAATGGCCGATCTGCTCGGCCGCCGCAAAATCTTCCTGATCGCGCTGAGCATATTCGCAATCGCCTCGCTTCTGGGCGGAATCGTCAACGATCCGACCCTTTTGATCGCCACCCGTTTCATCAAGGGCCTGGCTGCAGCCTTCACCGCACCCACCGGCTTCTCGATCATCACCACCAACTTCGCCGAAGGCCCGGCCCGCAACCGCGCGATCTCGATCTATTCAACCTTCGGCGCCAGCGGCTTCTCGCTGGGCTTGGTGCTCGGTGGCCTGATGACCTCGCTGAGCTGGCGCTGGACCTTCCTGGTCGCGGTGCCGATCGCCGTCGTCGCGGTTCTCCTGGGCTTCAAATTCATTCCCAAAGACAAACCGGCCACCGACGGCGGGCACGACATCGGCGGTGCCATCACCTTGGCGCTGGGCATGCTCACTCTGGTGTACACGGTGGTTTCCGCCCCGGAGGCCGGCTGGACGGCACCGCGGACCATCGTCGGCTTCGCGTTGTCCGCGCTCCTGCTGGCCGCCTTCGGCATCATCGAAGCCAAGGTCAAACACCCGCTCGTCCGATTCGGCATCCTGCGCCAAGGCTGGGTAACCCGGGCCAACCTGAGCATCATCGGCTTGTTCGGTTCCTACCTGAGCTTCCAGTTCATCTTGACCATGTACCTGCAGAACGTGCTCGGTTGGTCCCCGCTCGCCATGGCATTGGCCTTGCTGCCGACCGGCCTGATCGTGGCGGCGAGCTCTCCGTTCGCTTCCGCGCTGATTGATCGGATCGGCGCGGTGAAGCTCATCGTCGCCGGATTGGCCGCCCTGTCGCTGGGTTACCTCTTGTTCCTGCACGTGGGCACCAGCCCCGACTACGCCCTGGACATTCTGCCGTCGGTGATTCTGCTGGGCATCGGCTTCGCCTTGGGCTTCCCGTCCATCAACGTGCAGGCCACGGCCGGAATCCACGACGACGAACAAGGCTTGGCCGCGGGTTTGATCCAGACCAGCGCACAAGTCGGCGCAGCCTTGGTGCTGGCCGTGACCACGGCGATCGTCGCCGGCGCGCAGGCCGGGCACCCGGCCGGCGATGCGGCGGCGACCCTTGACACCTTCCGCCCCGGACTGATCCTCAGCGCGGGGGTCGCCATCGTGGCCCTGGCCATCGCAGCCGCGCCGCAGCGCCGCAAAGCCGTTCAGCCGGAGGCCGTCCGATGAGCGAGCGGCATTTCGTCTTCATCGAAGGCAGCTCCCGGCCGAACGGAAACTCCGCGATCTTGGCCCGCCGGGCCGAACAGCACCTGCCCGACGGCGCCAGCTCGGAATGGCTCCGGCTCGCCGACTTGCCATTGCCGGATTTCGACGCCGACGCCGCCTCGGCGCCGATCTTTCCGGACGGCAATGAGGGCGCGCTGCTCGCCGCGACCCTGCGCGCCACCGACTTGGTGATCGTCTCACCGTTGTATTGGTATTCGGTCTCCGCACCGGTGAAGCGCTACCTCGACCATTGGGACGGCTGGCTGCATATTCCGGGGCTCCGGTTCCGTCGCACCATGGCCGGCCGGACGCTCTGGGCGATCAGCGCCGGGTACACCGACGACGCCGGCAAGGCCGATGGCCTGGCCACCTCGCTGCGGTTGACCGCCGAGTATTTGGGGATGGCCTGGGGCGGGCTGCTGTACGGAAACGGCGATCAGCCCGGCGACGTGCGCCAGGACCACACCGCGATGCGCAGGGCCGAGGATTTCCTCAGCCCCGCAGCCGTTCCGGCGCTGCGCGCCGGCTGACCCCGGTTTTTGCGGCGACTCTGGACTCCAGGGCAGCTCCCGCTTCCGCGGTGGACTCCGGACTCACCCAGCCGAGGCGATCAGGCGGGCGCACTGCTCGCCGATCATCATGGTGGTGATGTTCGGGTTCACCGTGGTCAGCTCCGGCATCACCGAGGCATCGGCGACTCGCAAGCCGCTGACCCCCTTAACCCGCAGCTGCGGATCGAGCGGCGAGCCCGGATCGTCGGCCGCTCCCATCCGCACGGTACCCGCCGGGTGGTACACGGTGTTGTGCGTGCGCCGGATATAGTCGGCGATCTCGGCATCAGTGCGCACCTCATCGCCCGGGTACAGTTCGGCGCCGGCCCACTCGGCCATCGCCGGCTGTGCAACAATCTCCCGCGCCTTGCGGATTCCGGCGATCATCACCTGCATATCGTGCGGATCGCTGAAATACCGCGGATCCACCAACGGCTTGTCCCGGTAGTCCCGGCTGCGCAGCCGCACCGTCCCGCGGGACCGGGCGTGCGTCACATTCGGCGTCAGGCAGAATCCGTTCTCGGTGCTGGGGTAGCCCTGGCGGACCGTGTGCATGTCGAACGGCACCGAGCCGTAGTGGAACATCAGATCCGGCCGGTCCAGCTCCGGGTCCTGCGCCAAACCCTGGGCGGTCCGAGTGAAAATCCCGATCTCCCA
Proteins encoded in this window:
- a CDS encoding type II toxin-antitoxin system VapB family antitoxin — its product is MIFKAVGDSKPYPDHGYHSPKDWAAVAPRQVRLDELVTTKGTLDLEALLAEDSTFFGDLFPHVVQFEGTLYLEDGLHRAVRTALHQRTVLHARVLVLDD
- a CDS encoding glutathione peroxidase; the protein is MSKLYDIPLTFNDGTVGDFGRFRGKAVLVVNVASQCGFTPQYGGLEALYEKYQAQGFEILGVPCNQFAGQEPGTDEDIAEFCDKNFGVTFPLTKKADVRGKHQHPLYAELTKFKNGILPGLIKWNFEKFLINRNGEIVARFAPTVEPESAEVVAAVEEALA
- a CDS encoding alpha-galactosidase; translated protein: MNQLHPTTAAADSPARFVQLHRGGTSVVVECSGQTMPRILHWGAPLDQQGPLSGHQLAALSLAIAPQPGLAGLEVPARMSLLPQESEGWQHLPGLQGHRAGRAGFPRFVVEEFEAVPDGLSVRAADPDAGLEIGVELQLGESGLLRQRLSVRNTGETAYEVLALGATFPFSANAAEILDSAGRHLKERSPQRRPLTVGTHLREGRRGRTGADAPLLLAAGTAGFGFQHGTVHAVHLAWSGNYRLSAERTVEAQNFFSAAELLLPGEIILAPGESYRTPWSVGSWGEGLDELAARFHQDLRSRPEHPKPPRPVTLNSWEAVYFDHDLGRLTEIAQAAAAAGVERFVLDDGWFGSRRNDSSGLGDWQVSTAAWPAGLKPLVDTVRGLGMQFGLWFEPEMANLDSDLARSHPEWILHPGATGSGRWPASARQQQVLNLANPDAWRYLFDAISGLVAEHSIDYLKWDHNRDLLEPVDPRSGVAAVHESTLAAYRLMAELKATHPGLEIESCASGGARVDLGVLAHTDRIWVSDCIEPIERLDNQAYTGLLVPYEMMGAHIGGPQSHTTHRTHTMDFRASSALFGHLGVEWDISQASEAERAELARWISIHKTHRGLFHSGRSVHADLTDPSLDLRGVVAQDRSEAVFALTQRSAPISNPAGPVAFPGLDPAKNYLAELLTPVDSVGRQSRAPLPWNSGAEPLQLSGAALASVGLQMPILYPENAVVIRFTQSGA
- a CDS encoding oxygenase MpaB family protein, with the translated sequence MANPFRRWSAELKQTFTGDPESRPEWVGRLADGDDAGYFPPSSAVWAVHGSTTTIVAGVRALLMQALHPGALAGVWDHSRFREDPLGRLAGTIRWIFTVTYGSTGAARAASAWVSRMHESVSGEFTDGHGVARSYSAADPELLRWVHIAFMDAFLSANQRYGRQVDGDAYVREWAQAGRLMGVAAPPESEAAMRTELREWHRRGELRADARVREVLAFIRNPPLPGSQLKGYRVIFSAAVDSLEPEFRELLGLRRSRFPRLTRAGVRVVLGIVRIGLGRVRPSEQAALRRIERLRTASR
- a CDS encoding matrixin family metalloprotease, with the protein product MKTLIRPLGAAAVAFALLAGGTATAQAYNLSGGHLPTTSPSYKINGGSSASRTAWSAGVSDWNNAGAGVSPSTTSGSATVALSEANDSSVSWDGITYWNNGANGVMTNVSAQLNAAYTAGYSASKREGVAAHEVGHTLGLAHSNSCVLMNPTTPDRTNCGVYRPQQDDINGVRAIYGASSRAAAQPGTVMHLSQAESFKDLKSLHRSADAVVVASVGGQSSTVKDGIPFTDHNLKVRAWLKGGSSTGSATVHQTGGPVDGALMQDDRDPLLQEGQTGIYFLRQYAPGKFFIIGGADGRFEITAGNSVSALASSNVKDVSGSLSDLVSRTQGLTRAEGSR
- a CDS encoding MarR family winged helix-turn-helix transcriptional regulator; this translates as MTKLGVSSRSAAEAADSGLVEQWRSVQDAYLRTSNAIERELESKFDIGFSEFEILDLLAEYSPENCRMKDLALTSPLTQSALSRIVDRLEKAGMVERAACADDRRAMLVALTPLGRSVHAEAAVTQRAVLKECLGA
- a CDS encoding MFS transporter — encoded protein: MTTTPPLVATPATKPHSAPTGKWSGRQIMLLLVLCTVLALDALDVSMVGVALPSMGRELGLGTESLQWIVSAYVLGYGSLLLLGGRMADLLGRRKIFLIALSIFAIASLLGGIVNDPTLLIATRFIKGLAAAFTAPTGFSIITTNFAEGPARNRAISIYSTFGASGFSLGLVLGGLMTSLSWRWTFLVAVPIAVVAVLLGFKFIPKDKPATDGGHDIGGAITLALGMLTLVYTVVSAPEAGWTAPRTIVGFALSALLLAAFGIIEAKVKHPLVRFGILRQGWVTRANLSIIGLFGSYLSFQFILTMYLQNVLGWSPLAMALALLPTGLIVAASSPFASALIDRIGAVKLIVAGLAALSLGYLLFLHVGTSPDYALDILPSVILLGIGFALGFPSINVQATAGIHDDEQGLAAGLIQTSAQVGAALVLAVTTAIVAGAQAGHPAGDAAATLDTFRPGLILSAGVAIVALAIAAAPQRRKAVQPEAVR
- a CDS encoding flavodoxin family protein, coding for MSERHFVFIEGSSRPNGNSAILARRAEQHLPDGASSEWLRLADLPLPDFDADAASAPIFPDGNEGALLAATLRATDLVIVSPLYWYSVSAPVKRYLDHWDGWLHIPGLRFRRTMAGRTLWAISAGYTDDAGKADGLATSLRLTAEYLGMAWGGLLYGNGDQPGDVRQDHTAMRRAEDFLSPAAVPALRAG